In Spinacia oleracea cultivar Varoflay chromosome 5, BTI_SOV_V1, whole genome shotgun sequence, a single window of DNA contains:
- the LOC130460624 gene encoding uncharacterized protein, protein MCEDLIFKLVGHELEDISILDIKPWVMHAEVAEKFLSFENQVFLAGDAAHRFPPAGGFGMNTGIQDAQNLAWKLAAVVNDCHI, encoded by the exons ATGTGTGAGGATTTGATTTTTAAATTGGTTGGTCATGAGCTTGAAGATATATCTATACTCGATATTAAGCCTTGGGTAATGCATGCTGAAGTTGCTGAGAAGTTTTTGTCCTTTGAAAACCAAGTTTTTCTAGCTGGTGATGCCGCTCATCGTTTTCCTCCAGCCGGTGGATTTG GCATGAATACTGGGATTCAGGATGCTCAAAATCTTGCTTGGAAGCTGGCTGCAGTTGTCAACG ATTGCCATATTTAA